In Candidatus Hadarchaeales archaeon, one DNA window encodes the following:
- a CDS encoding MFS transporter: MPGTKNRALRFILLLGMVSLLGDIVYEGTRGVIGPFLASLGASAAVVGAASGLGEFLGYGLRPLSGYLSDRWGGYWPLTFLGYLALLSLPFLCLAGSWELAVLLLLVERMGKAVRTPPRDAMLSHAASRVGRGWGFALHEALDQVGAVIGPLLIAFLFSLRGYRGTFSFLFLPTFLLLVFLLLSWRLYPHPSKLERGEGRGKSEESFRLYLLFVVFSTCGFLTFPLLAYHLTSPFSEAEVPLLYALAMGTDALFALWAGKTYDRRGLSSLLLVPLLSLPIAPLVFLWGGRMAGLLGVVFWGAAMGMQETVMRAAVGEMVPSRRRGTAYGLFSSLYGLSGFAGNALMGVLYSSPNLLVTFSVTAELLSLPFLLLLVRR; the protein is encoded by the coding sequence GTGCCAGGAACCAAGAACAGGGCCCTCAGGTTCATCCTCCTGCTGGGAATGGTGAGCCTGCTGGGGGATATCGTTTACGAGGGGACCAGAGGTGTGATCGGTCCCTTCCTGGCCTCCCTGGGGGCAAGCGCTGCCGTGGTGGGGGCGGCCTCCGGCCTGGGTGAGTTCCTAGGATATGGCCTACGTCCCCTCTCGGGCTACCTCTCCGACCGCTGGGGGGGTTACTGGCCCCTCACGTTTCTAGGCTACCTGGCCCTCCTCTCCCTCCCCTTCCTGTGCCTAGCGGGCTCCTGGGAACTGGCCGTCCTCCTTCTCCTGGTGGAGAGGATGGGAAAAGCCGTGAGGACCCCTCCCAGGGACGCCATGCTCTCCCATGCGGCTTCCAGGGTGGGGAGGGGATGGGGCTTCGCCCTTCACGAGGCCCTGGACCAAGTGGGGGCGGTGATCGGTCCCCTCCTCATCGCTTTCCTTTTCTCCCTCAGGGGGTACAGAGGAACCTTCTCCTTCCTCTTCCTCCCGACCTTCCTGCTGCTGGTCTTTCTCCTCCTGAGCTGGAGGCTCTACCCACACCCCTCGAAGCTGGAGAGGGGGGAGGGAAGGGGGAAGAGCGAGGAAAGCTTCAGACTCTATCTCCTCTTCGTGGTCTTCTCCACCTGCGGCTTCCTCACCTTCCCCCTCCTAGCCTACCATCTCACCTCTCCCTTTTCGGAAGCCGAGGTCCCCCTCCTTTATGCCCTCGCCATGGGCACGGATGCCCTCTTCGCCCTCTGGGCGGGTAAAACCTACGATCGGAGGGGTCTCTCCTCCCTCCTCCTCGTCCCCCTCCTTTCCCTCCCCATCGCCCCCCTCGTCTTCCTATGGGGGGGAAGGATGGCCGGTCTCCTGGGCGTAGTATTTTGGGGAGCGGCCATGGGCATGCAGGAGACCGTGATGAGGGCGGCAGTGGGTGAAATGGTTCCCTCCCGCAGGAGGGGCACTGCCTATGGCCTCTTCTCCTCCCTTTACGGCCTCTCGGGTTTTGCTGGCAATGCCCTGATGGGCGTGCTCTATTCCTCTCCCAACCTGCTCGTGACCTTCTCCGTCACGGCCGAGCTCCTCTCCCTTCCCTTCCTCCTTCTGCTGGTGAGAAGGTGA
- a CDS encoding LUD domain-containing protein, translating to MGLYEETRERLERGMKDGRTETLKVIASVVLSRLRADEGKLRRMKERYRKIKEGAVGRLEELVGLAKDSLRAVGCEVFEARKGEEAVEYLLKQIGEERMVVKSKSNTLKELELVEKLERRGVEVVETDLGDRIIQLAGEEPLHPVGPAVHLTLEEVARALSREVGRELPADVEEIIKASRERLRERILGARVGLTGANAIAAEEGAVGLVENEGNISLITRLPEKHLAVAGIEKIVPTMEEAVTVMKTCETFLTVVGAYHSFIKGPSRTADVMGIEQLGMHGAKEVHVVLLDGWRREAVRMGLEEVLYCCNCGACLSVCPVLLETAHAFSSKVGAGPIGVVRTWFVLGPEEAIRAGLFACTGCGACREICPGSIDFPKIIERLRGKTCARGLVLPPHTSIAENIRSTGNPFGEKE from the coding sequence ATGGGCCTTTACGAGGAAACCAGGGAAAGGCTGGAAAGGGGGATGAAGGACGGAAGGACGGAAACCCTGAAGGTGATTGCCTCGGTGGTCCTCTCCAGGCTGAGGGCGGATGAGGGGAAGCTCAGGAGGATGAAGGAAAGGTATAGGAAAATCAAGGAAGGGGCGGTGGGTAGGCTGGAAGAACTGGTGGGCCTGGCGAAGGACTCCCTGAGGGCGGTGGGGTGTGAGGTGTTCGAGGCCAGAAAAGGGGAGGAGGCGGTGGAGTACCTACTGAAACAGATAGGGGAGGAAAGGATGGTGGTGAAGTCTAAGTCCAACACCCTGAAGGAGCTGGAGCTGGTGGAGAAACTGGAGAGAAGGGGAGTGGAGGTGGTGGAGACCGACCTGGGGGACAGGATCATCCAGCTGGCTGGAGAGGAGCCGCTACATCCCGTTGGCCCCGCCGTCCATCTCACGCTGGAAGAAGTGGCGAGGGCCCTCTCCAGGGAAGTGGGGAGGGAACTGCCCGCAGACGTGGAGGAAATCATCAAAGCTTCCAGGGAGAGGCTCAGGGAGAGGATCCTGGGGGCGAGGGTAGGGCTTACCGGGGCTAACGCCATTGCGGCTGAAGAAGGGGCAGTGGGGCTCGTGGAGAACGAGGGGAATATCAGCCTCATCACTAGGTTACCGGAAAAACATCTTGCGGTGGCAGGAATAGAGAAGATCGTGCCCACGATGGAGGAAGCTGTTACGGTGATGAAGACCTGTGAAACCTTCCTGACGGTAGTGGGAGCCTATCACTCCTTCATCAAGGGACCCTCCAGGACGGCTGACGTTATGGGGATAGAGCAACTGGGAATGCATGGAGCTAAGGAAGTACATGTGGTCCTGTTGGATGGATGGAGGAGAGAAGCCGTGAGGATGGGGCTGGAGGAGGTCCTCTATTGCTGTAATTGTGGGGCTTGCCTCTCGGTTTGTCCCGTCCTGCTGGAAACGGCCCACGCCTTCTCTTCCAAGGTAGGGGCGGGACCCATTGGAGTGGTGAGGACCTGGTTTGTGCTGGGGCCGGAAGAAGCGATAAGGGCCGGCCTCTTCGCCTGTACGGGTTGTGGGGCTTGCAGGGAGATCTGCCCGGGCTCCATCGATTTTCCCAAGATCATCGAGAGGCTAAGGGGGAAAACCTGTGCGAGAGGTCTCGTGCTACCTCCCCACACTTCAATAGCGGAGAACATACGGAGCACTGGAAATCCGTTTGGTGAGAAGGAATAG
- a CDS encoding heterodisulfide reductase-related iron-sulfur binding cluster gives MEFWFFRGCMSTFREREITEATLEILERLEVVFHLFERETCCGSVLFRTGLREEAERVRRKNEEEFSKLGVRRLLTACPGCYSTFREYSLSGVEVLHLVHLLHHMLRERKLRLKEKRMRVTYHDPCHLGRHMGIYEEPREILRSIPGLELVEMPLSREFSRCCGAGGGVRSAFKELSSAVSRSRIGDALDSGAQILVTSCPFCYHHLKEAAEGKVEVKDLSLLVRDLMEG, from the coding sequence GTGGAGTTCTGGTTCTTCAGGGGATGCATGAGTACCTTCAGGGAGAGAGAAATAACGGAAGCTACCCTGGAAATCCTCGAAAGGCTGGAAGTGGTTTTCCACCTCTTCGAACGTGAAACCTGTTGCGGTTCCGTGCTCTTCCGAACGGGATTGAGGGAGGAAGCGGAGAGGGTGAGGAGGAAAAACGAAGAAGAGTTCTCCAAGCTAGGGGTAAGGAGACTCCTAACGGCTTGTCCGGGCTGTTACTCAACCTTTCGCGAATATTCCCTCTCTGGAGTGGAGGTTCTCCACCTCGTCCACCTACTGCACCACATGCTACGGGAGAGGAAACTGAGACTGAAGGAGAAAAGGATGAGGGTGACCTACCACGATCCCTGCCATCTGGGAAGGCACATGGGAATCTACGAGGAACCTAGGGAAATCCTGAGGAGTATTCCCGGACTGGAACTCGTGGAGATGCCTCTTTCCCGCGAGTTCTCCAGATGCTGTGGGGCTGGAGGGGGGGTGAGATCGGCCTTCAAAGAGCTTTCCTCCGCCGTTTCGAGAAGCAGGATAGGGGATGCCCTGGATTCAGGTGCCCAAATCTTAGTAACCTCCTGTCCCTTCTGTTACCACCATCTCAAGGAAGCTGCTGAAGGAAAGGTGGAGGTGAAGGACCTCTCCTTGCTGGTGAGGGATCTGATGGAGGGATGA
- a CDS encoding (Fe-S)-binding protein, with protein sequence MEGRMRLEEFSTKINACMSSSTACGLCRNQCPSLEFWGREARTPRGRMALCAHLLRGNLFPSPSLMETMFSCILCGNCDAICPVGAGPSRVIEAARERLVERGFLPSKHEERGSHVGREHNPYLESHAKRFSWLPGLNLPERAPLVYFVGCTSSYREKELARKVVELLGKMGLNFTLLKDEWCCGSFLLRTGQGRIDGRKVEEMARHNLEEVRKRGAKEIVVNCPGCYRAWKSDYPELGIQPEVEVLHLVQLLEREKNRLKVREEEVRVTYHDPCHLGRHMGIYEEPRRVLSSLPGVELVEMPRNRENSWCCGSGGGFRAGYPEASKWVARKRLEEARETGAQFLLTACPFCLRQLKEVAETLRYDMKVMDLTEFLLERWGGWSSGSSGDA encoded by the coding sequence GTGGAGGGAAGGATGAGGCTGGAAGAGTTTTCCACGAAGATCAATGCCTGCATGAGCTCGAGCACGGCCTGCGGTCTTTGCCGCAACCAATGTCCCTCCTTGGAGTTTTGGGGAAGGGAGGCGAGAACCCCCAGGGGGAGGATGGCCCTTTGTGCCCACTTGCTCCGAGGTAATCTTTTTCCCTCCCCTTCGTTGATGGAAACCATGTTTTCCTGTATCCTCTGCGGGAACTGTGATGCCATCTGTCCGGTGGGAGCGGGTCCATCGAGGGTAATAGAAGCCGCTAGGGAAAGACTGGTGGAAAGGGGATTTCTCCCCTCCAAACATGAGGAAAGGGGCAGCCACGTGGGTAGGGAGCACAATCCCTATCTGGAATCCCATGCCAAAAGGTTCTCCTGGCTACCGGGATTGAACCTTCCAGAAAGGGCCCCCCTGGTCTACTTCGTGGGTTGCACCTCTTCCTACCGGGAGAAGGAACTGGCTAGGAAAGTGGTGGAATTGTTAGGGAAAATGGGCCTGAACTTCACCTTGCTGAAAGACGAATGGTGCTGCGGTTCCTTCCTCCTCAGGACGGGACAGGGGAGGATCGATGGAAGGAAGGTAGAGGAGATGGCCAGGCACAACTTGGAGGAAGTGAGGAAAAGGGGTGCGAAAGAGATAGTGGTAAACTGTCCGGGATGTTATAGGGCTTGGAAAAGCGACTATCCTGAACTTGGGATACAACCGGAGGTGGAGGTTCTGCATTTGGTACAACTCCTCGAGAGAGAGAAAAACAGGTTGAAGGTGAGGGAGGAAGAAGTGAGGGTGACCTACCACGATCCCTGCCATTTGGGAAGGCACATGGGAATCTACGAGGAACCTCGAAGGGTGCTCTCCTCCCTTCCAGGAGTGGAACTGGTGGAGATGCCTAGGAACAGGGAAAATTCCTGGTGCTGTGGTTCGGGTGGGGGTTTCAGGGCGGGATATCCCGAGGCCTCCAAGTGGGTGGCGAGGAAGAGGTTGGAAGAAGCCAGGGAAACTGGGGCTCAATTCCTGCTCACCGCCTGCCCCTTCTGCTTGAGGCAGTTGAAAGAAGTGGCGGAAACCTTACGTTATGACATGAAGGTGATGGATCTCACCGAGTTTCTCTTGGAGAGGTGGGGAGGGTGGAGTTCTGGTTCTTCAGGGGATGCATGA
- a CDS encoding FAD-binding oxidoreductase, whose product MTPRLGKGELERELARMVGKENVFTDEVDLLPYSADHFLRGLQYYFPHFKFLPDAVVTPSETSQVSRILRFASLHRIPIIPRGAGTSLAGQLIPVEGGIVLDLKKMNRIEPRVEDRMVVTGPGTTYAELNRELERRGYFFPPEPGSAMACTVGGMVATNASGSGAVKYGATRNYVLSLEVVLASGEVVRLGRKVAKSSSGYSLKDLFVGSEGTLGVITEITLKVEPYPPIRKTTLALFPTLDNAFEAAMEILRKGITPASIELLDELCLLALNMSGFSLPEGKGALMLRSDGRYQETVEKEMEEMEGICKGKGAELLEVEEAVGRRLWEAREKISASLTKLLPPPETPRLVFQASVDVGLPLSRMLEYVRKVKALMEEKGIMGVCFGHVGDGNVHIGSTFVPESPEQVERARRFQEEAIRLALSMGGTLTAEHGVGLWKAPYLEEEHGYALELMRSLKKLLDPQGILNPGKMALEGIPRIAFMESWWREG is encoded by the coding sequence ATGACCCCTAGGCTAGGGAAAGGGGAACTGGAAAGGGAACTGGCGAGGATGGTGGGAAAGGAAAATGTTTTTACGGACGAGGTGGATCTCCTTCCCTACTCCGCCGATCATTTCCTGAGGGGTTTACAGTACTATTTTCCCCACTTCAAGTTCCTCCCCGATGCCGTGGTTACACCCTCAGAGACCTCCCAAGTTTCCAGGATCCTCAGGTTCGCCTCCCTCCATCGGATTCCCATCATCCCTAGGGGAGCAGGGACCAGTCTAGCAGGACAGCTCATTCCGGTGGAAGGGGGCATCGTGCTTGACCTGAAGAAAATGAACAGAATAGAACCCAGGGTGGAAGACCGCATGGTGGTGACGGGGCCAGGGACCACATATGCAGAACTCAACAGGGAGCTGGAACGCAGGGGGTACTTCTTCCCCCCTGAGCCTGGGAGTGCGATGGCCTGTACCGTGGGAGGAATGGTAGCCACCAACGCCAGCGGTTCGGGGGCCGTGAAGTACGGCGCCACTAGGAACTACGTCCTCTCCTTGGAGGTGGTACTGGCAAGCGGGGAAGTGGTGAGACTGGGCAGGAAGGTAGCCAAGTCTTCTTCGGGTTATTCCCTGAAGGATCTCTTCGTGGGATCCGAGGGAACCTTGGGCGTCATCACGGAAATTACCTTGAAGGTTGAACCCTATCCACCCATCCGCAAAACTACGCTGGCCCTCTTTCCCACGCTTGACAATGCCTTCGAGGCCGCCATGGAAATCCTGCGGAAGGGGATAACCCCCGCCTCCATAGAATTGCTGGACGAGCTCTGCCTTCTCGCCCTCAACATGAGCGGTTTTTCCCTTCCCGAGGGAAAGGGTGCCCTGATGCTGCGCTCGGATGGAAGGTACCAGGAGACGGTAGAAAAGGAGATGGAGGAAATGGAGGGGATTTGTAAGGGGAAGGGCGCAGAACTCTTGGAAGTGGAGGAGGCAGTGGGAAGAAGGTTGTGGGAAGCCAGGGAAAAAATCAGTGCCTCCCTCACCAAACTCCTCCCCCCACCGGAAACCCCAAGGTTGGTTTTCCAAGCTTCCGTGGATGTGGGTTTACCCCTTTCCAGAATGCTGGAATACGTGAGGAAAGTAAAGGCACTCATGGAGGAAAAAGGCATCATGGGAGTATGTTTTGGTCATGTTGGAGACGGAAATGTACATATAGGTTCCACTTTCGTACCGGAGTCTCCCGAACAGGTGGAAAGGGCGAGGAGGTTTCAAGAAGAAGCCATAAGGCTCGCCCTTTCGATGGGTGGAACACTCACCGCTGAACACGGAGTGGGATTGTGGAAAGCCCCCTACCTGGAAGAGGAACACGGATATGCCCTGGAGCTCATGCGCTCCCTCAAGAAGCTCCTGGATCCCCAAGGCATTCTGAATCCCGGTAAGATGGCCTTGGAGGGCATTCCAAGGATAGCCTTCATGGAAAGTTGGTGGAGGGAAGGATGA
- a CDS encoding indolepyruvate oxidoreductase subunit beta, giving the protein MKDPLNVLVVGVGGQGNLLASLLIGSAATEEGFYVSVGETYGATQRGGPVMSHLRLSKRRAYSPLMPEGVGDILLGFEPVETLRALGTYGNPNIKVMVNPRPVYPLEVLSGQTKYPEVGKVLEAIRELSGEVVVVEATELAKRAGDARMQNVVMVGCLATSGWLPLRPESFRKVVVELFGENSPNLRALELGMAEGKK; this is encoded by the coding sequence ATGAAGGACCCTTTAAACGTTTTGGTGGTGGGAGTGGGAGGACAGGGGAACCTGTTGGCCTCCCTCCTGATAGGCTCCGCCGCCACGGAAGAAGGCTTTTACGTTTCCGTGGGGGAAACCTACGGCGCCACCCAAAGGGGAGGACCGGTGATGAGTCATCTGAGACTCTCCAAAAGGAGAGCCTACAGTCCCCTCATGCCCGAGGGGGTAGGAGATATACTGTTGGGCTTCGAGCCCGTGGAAACCCTGAGGGCCTTGGGAACTTACGGCAATCCGAACATAAAAGTGATGGTAAACCCCAGGCCCGTCTACCCGCTTGAGGTGCTTTCTGGTCAAACCAAGTATCCAGAGGTGGGGAAGGTCTTGGAAGCCATAAGGGAACTCTCTGGGGAAGTCGTGGTTGTGGAAGCCACCGAACTGGCCAAAAGGGCTGGGGATGCGAGAATGCAAAACGTGGTGATGGTAGGATGCCTGGCGACCTCCGGATGGCTTCCCCTCCGGCCGGAGAGTTTCAGGAAAGTGGTGGTAGAGCTTTTCGGGGAGAACAGCCCTAACCTGAGGGCTCTGGAATTGGGGATGGCAGAGGGGAAGAAATGA
- a CDS encoding thiamine pyrophosphate-dependent enzyme has translation MGRIGVDQPGRRMLLSGNEAIARGALEAGVQVCSGYPGNPASEVVEALLEVSRDFDLYVEWSTNEMVALEVAGAAAATGLRSLTAMKNLGVDVCSDFLMTVNLSGTKGGFVLVTGDDPAAHSTTTELDTRNYARMADVPLLEPSTPQEAKEMTKWAFELSEELGLICMVRSVTRLSHSRGVVELGVLSRERRKPEFTAPPPWTSGSSTFACMFHDMLHQKMKTASEKFETSPFNKYEGPEHPNLLLITSGPSYTYSAEAVELLGLQDSVGILKLGTTWPLPEELLFKHLRLAQEVLFVEEIDPFLEQNVKMLAAEFASRGLKPPKFYGKKSGHLPAVGELNTELVLRALSGLTGVSYSPRPSEYASRAEELVGGYVPGRSMAFCPGCPHRASFWVMKRALKWEGREAVVTGDIGCYSMGLLPTGFSVEQTLHCMGAGIGTACGFGKLERFGFDKPVVSVSGDSTFYHACIPALINAKWNSSNLLHVVLDNSTTGMTGHQPHPGSGITASGEPSPPIRVEELCKGIGVEVKVCDPFEVDEATKTFYEMLKERGPRVLVFRHPCPLTESEKKKRKPRVYVDQEKCIGEECGCMAFCSRVLGCPANIWDYSKGKAKIDEVLCTGCGLCAKLCPAGAIVVEEEK, from the coding sequence ATGGGGAGAATAGGGGTGGATCAACCCGGAAGGAGGATGTTACTCAGTGGTAACGAAGCCATAGCAAGGGGAGCACTCGAAGCTGGAGTACAGGTATGCTCCGGCTATCCGGGTAATCCGGCTTCAGAAGTGGTGGAAGCCCTGCTGGAGGTCTCGAGGGATTTCGATCTCTATGTGGAATGGTCCACGAACGAGATGGTGGCCCTCGAAGTGGCCGGGGCAGCTGCCGCCACGGGGCTCCGTTCCCTCACGGCCATGAAGAACCTTGGAGTCGATGTATGTTCTGATTTCCTCATGACGGTGAACCTCTCGGGAACAAAGGGTGGCTTCGTGCTCGTAACCGGGGATGATCCAGCCGCTCATTCCACCACCACCGAACTCGACACTAGGAACTACGCCAGAATGGCCGATGTTCCCCTTCTCGAACCCTCCACCCCCCAAGAGGCCAAGGAAATGACCAAATGGGCCTTCGAACTTTCGGAAGAGCTGGGATTGATCTGCATGGTGAGGAGCGTTACCAGGCTTTCCCATTCTAGGGGGGTGGTGGAACTGGGAGTCCTCTCCAGGGAAAGAAGAAAACCGGAATTCACAGCACCCCCTCCTTGGACTTCGGGAAGCTCCACCTTCGCTTGCATGTTCCACGATATGCTCCACCAAAAAATGAAAACGGCAAGTGAAAAGTTCGAGACCTCTCCCTTCAACAAATATGAGGGACCAGAACACCCCAACCTTCTCCTCATCACCTCCGGACCCTCCTACACCTACTCCGCGGAGGCGGTGGAGCTACTTGGTCTACAGGACTCGGTGGGGATCCTGAAACTGGGTACCACTTGGCCCCTACCCGAGGAACTCCTCTTCAAACATCTCCGCCTTGCTCAGGAGGTACTCTTCGTGGAGGAGATAGATCCCTTTCTGGAGCAAAACGTGAAAATGCTGGCGGCGGAGTTTGCCTCGAGGGGGCTGAAACCCCCCAAGTTCTACGGAAAGAAAAGTGGGCACCTTCCCGCCGTGGGGGAGCTCAACACGGAGCTGGTCCTGAGAGCCCTGAGTGGGCTAACGGGTGTGAGCTATTCTCCCCGACCAAGCGAATACGCGAGCAGGGCGGAGGAACTGGTGGGTGGTTATGTGCCAGGGCGCTCCATGGCCTTTTGTCCCGGCTGTCCCCACCGCGCTTCCTTCTGGGTGATGAAGAGGGCCCTCAAATGGGAGGGGAGGGAAGCCGTGGTGACGGGGGACATAGGATGTTATAGCATGGGGCTCCTTCCCACGGGTTTCTCGGTAGAACAAACCCTCCACTGTATGGGGGCCGGAATAGGAACGGCTTGCGGCTTTGGAAAGCTGGAGAGATTCGGTTTCGACAAACCCGTGGTTTCCGTTTCTGGGGATTCCACCTTTTACCACGCTTGCATTCCAGCCCTCATCAATGCCAAATGGAACTCTTCCAATCTCCTGCACGTAGTACTTGACAATTCCACCACGGGAATGACGGGGCACCAACCCCACCCGGGCTCTGGGATAACGGCTTCCGGAGAACCTTCCCCTCCCATCAGGGTGGAAGAACTATGCAAGGGCATAGGGGTGGAAGTGAAGGTATGCGATCCCTTCGAGGTGGACGAAGCCACCAAAACTTTCTACGAGATGCTCAAGGAAAGGGGACCAAGGGTTCTGGTGTTTAGACACCCCTGCCCCCTCACCGAGAGTGAGAAGAAGAAAAGGAAGCCTAGGGTCTACGTGGACCAAGAAAAGTGTATAGGGGAAGAATGTGGTTGTATGGCCTTTTGCAGCAGGGTATTGGGTTGTCCCGCCAATATCTGGGACTACTCCAAGGGGAAAGCCAAAATAGACGAAGTCCTCTGCACGGGTTGTGGCCTTTGTGCAAAGCTCTGCCCTGCCGGAGCCATCGTAGTGGAGGAAGAAAAATGA
- a CDS encoding Coenzyme F420 hydrogenase/dehydrogenase, beta subunit C-terminal domain, which produces MGGPSELHSKVLSSGLCTGCGACTSICPYLNAVEGRAVILEFCGKEEGRCYTFCPRTEVDLQYLRERIFETGEGDPSLGFYSSVLKARAGREGIRKRAQYGGTVSSLLLYALKKGKVDSIILTGSPDGIYPEPRIAKTEEEVLSCTGSRYLLSPSVGEVVRLLRKGEGGRIAFVGTPCQVLALRKLQVYEREWEVSRIKLVIGLFCTWALSHKAGEFLMAKLRGRKVRKFDIPPPPANLFVAETENGRIEFPLEEIRSFIPPSCRICFDMTAELADLSVGMVEGEEGWNTVILRSAGGIEFFEEARREGEVETAPLEGERLEHLKEASLTKRKRSAEEREKLGASYLRGG; this is translated from the coding sequence ATGGGTGGACCTTCGGAACTCCATTCCAAAGTCCTTTCTTCTGGTCTCTGTACGGGCTGTGGGGCTTGTACTTCCATTTGTCCTTACTTGAACGCTGTGGAGGGAAGGGCTGTGATTCTAGAATTTTGTGGCAAAGAGGAAGGAAGATGTTATACCTTCTGCCCCAGAACAGAAGTGGATTTGCAGTATCTTAGAGAGAGGATTTTTGAGACCGGGGAAGGGGATCCCTCCTTGGGTTTCTATTCCTCCGTTTTAAAAGCCAGGGCAGGGAGGGAAGGAATAAGGAAGAGGGCCCAATACGGTGGAACCGTTTCCTCCCTCCTTCTCTACGCCCTCAAGAAAGGAAAAGTGGATTCCATCATCCTCACGGGCTCACCCGATGGGATCTATCCCGAACCAAGGATAGCCAAAACGGAGGAGGAAGTATTGTCCTGCACCGGATCGAGGTATCTCCTTTCCCCATCGGTAGGTGAGGTGGTGAGGTTATTGAGGAAAGGGGAAGGAGGGAGAATCGCCTTTGTAGGGACACCCTGCCAGGTGCTGGCTCTTAGAAAACTTCAAGTCTATGAGAGGGAATGGGAAGTATCGAGGATCAAACTCGTGATAGGACTTTTCTGTACCTGGGCCCTCTCCCACAAAGCCGGTGAATTCCTCATGGCAAAGCTGAGGGGAAGGAAGGTAAGGAAGTTCGATATTCCTCCCCCTCCTGCCAACCTCTTCGTAGCGGAAACGGAGAATGGAAGGATAGAATTTCCGCTGGAGGAAATAAGGAGCTTCATTCCACCCTCATGCAGGATTTGCTTCGACATGACAGCGGAACTTGCCGATCTCTCGGTGGGAATGGTGGAGGGGGAGGAAGGGTGGAACACCGTGATCCTCAGGAGTGCTGGGGGGATAGAATTCTTCGAGGAAGCGAGAAGGGAAGGAGAGGTGGAAACGGCACCTCTTGAGGGGGAGAGATTGGAGCATCTGAAAGAGGCAAGTCTTACCAAGAGGAAGAGGAGTGCGGAGGAAAGGGAGAAACTGGGAGCTTCCTATCTGAGGGGAGGGTGA
- a CDS encoding mechanosensitive ion channel family protein — MGPLEWWWLRVLLIFGSFMLGGLLFRKFLNSYLRRLMAKTRLIEVLPAVLGIPLLIVFVVVGLNFALPEVPFIPSAVKEYLPLLFSLLLILLGAVIIVRVGRILLEHYWAPHTETRSLIPIFSRILKALVYFVAFLLILHILGVNITALVAGLGIAGVAVAFALQETLSQFFAGLYLMSERPIRVGDFVELEGGQQGYVVDVGWRSTKIRELPNNIIVVPNSKLAGMVVKNYSLPEPEMACLVNVGVSYDSDLEKVERVTIEVAKNTMKKLGMEFQGFEPFIRYTSFGEFSVNFTVVMRVREFTDKYLLTHQFIKELHKRYREEGIVIPFPIRTVYLRNGRKED; from the coding sequence ATGGGCCCCCTCGAATGGTGGTGGCTGAGGGTTCTGCTCATCTTTGGGTCTTTCATGCTAGGGGGATTGCTGTTCAGAAAGTTTCTGAACTCTTACCTGCGCAGGCTCATGGCCAAAACCAGGTTGATCGAGGTACTTCCAGCCGTCCTCGGAATCCCCCTCCTGATAGTTTTTGTGGTAGTGGGCCTCAACTTTGCCCTTCCTGAAGTCCCCTTTATACCCTCCGCAGTAAAGGAATATCTTCCTCTCCTCTTCTCCCTTCTCCTGATCCTCCTCGGTGCTGTAATCATAGTGAGGGTAGGGAGAATCCTTTTGGAACATTATTGGGCCCCCCATACCGAGACGAGGAGTCTCATACCCATCTTTTCCAGGATCCTGAAGGCCCTCGTCTATTTCGTGGCTTTCCTCCTCATCCTCCATATCCTGGGTGTCAACATCACAGCCCTGGTGGCCGGTCTCGGTATAGCGGGGGTGGCCGTAGCCTTTGCCCTTCAAGAAACCCTCTCACAGTTCTTTGCCGGGCTTTACCTAATGTCCGAAAGACCCATCAGGGTTGGAGATTTCGTGGAATTGGAAGGAGGGCAGCAAGGATACGTGGTGGATGTGGGATGGAGGAGTACCAAGATAAGGGAACTCCCCAACAACATCATCGTGGTCCCTAACTCCAAGCTGGCAGGGATGGTGGTGAAAAACTATTCTCTCCCCGAGCCGGAGATGGCCTGCCTGGTGAACGTGGGGGTGAGTTATGACAGCGACCTGGAGAAGGTAGAAAGGGTCACCATAGAGGTAGCCAAAAATACCATGAAGAAACTGGGCATGGAGTTCCAGGGTTTCGAGCCCTTCATCCGCTATACCTCCTTTGGGGAATTCAGCGTTAACTTCACGGTCGTCATGAGGGTAAGGGAGTTCACCGATAAGTATCTGCTCACCCACCAGTTCATCAAGGAGCTGCACAAAAGGTACAGAGAGGAGGGAATAGTGATACCCTTCCCCATAAGGACGGTCTATCTGCGGAACGGTAGGAAGGAGGATTAG